The nucleotide window GCAGCAATTGCGTCACGCGAAACCCCGCCACTCGATCGAGCGGATTCTCGGCCCAGCGCAGCACCGCCAGCACGTCCTTCACGTGCGCGGCGTCCAGGAAACGGAGTCCGCCGAACTTCACGAACGGGATATTGCGCCGTGCCAGTTCGATTTCGAGTGTGGCGCTGTGGTGCGCCGCGCGAAACAGCACGGCCTGCTGCTTGAGCTTCATGCCCGCTTCGCGCGCCTCGAGAATCTGCGCGACGACGTAGCGCGCCTGGGTTGCCTCGTCTGCCACCGTGACGAGGCGCGGGCGCTGCTGCGACGGGCGGTCGGTCCACAGGTTCTTGGTGAAGCGCTCGGCGGCGGCGCCGATCACGGCGTTCGACGCTGCGAGGATCGGCGCAGTCGAACGGTAGTTGCGCTCGAGCGTCACCTGGCGCGCGGGCGGATCGAACTGCGCGGGGAAGTCGAGAATGTTGCGCACCGTCGCGCCGCGAAACGAGTAGATCGCCTGGGCGTCGTCGCCGACCACGGTCAGGCCGCGGCCGTCGGGCTTGAGCGCGAGCAGGATCGACGCCTGCAGGCGGTTGGTGTCCTGATATTCGTCGACGAGGATGTGATCGAAGCGGCCGGTGAGATCGCTGGCGATGGCCGGCTCCGCGGCCATGTGCGCCCAATAAAGCAGCAGGTCGTCATAGTCGAGGACGTTCTGCTTCTGCTTGGCGTCAACATAGGCCGCGAACAACGCGCGCAGTTGCGGCTCCCATTCGAGGCACCACGAGAACGAGCGGTTGAGCACGTTGGCGAGCGAGTCACCCGTGTTGACTGCGCGCGAGTAGATCGCGAGGCAAGTCGATTTCGAGGGGAAGCGCTTTTCCTTCGCCGAGAATCCCAGCTCGTGGCGCACGAGATTCATGAGATCGGCGGAATCTTCGCGGTCGTTGATCGTGAACGCCGGCGAAAGGCCGATGTGATCCGCGTACTCGCGCAACAACCGTGCGCCTACGCCGTGAAAGGTGCCCGCCCAGCTGAGCCCTTGCGCGAGCACCGCGGCCGCGCCTGGTGCGCTCGCGGCGATGCGCGCCACGCGCCTCGTCATTTCCTGCGCGGCGCGCCGCGAGAACGTGAGCAGCAGGATGCGGTGCGGGTCGGCGCCGTTGGCGATCAAATGCGCGACGCGGTGAGCGAGCGTATTGGTCTTGCCCGAGCCGGCGCCCGCGATCACGAGCAGCGGGCCCGGCAGCGCCGAGCCCGGCGCGTAGCCCGCTTCGCCGCCGTGCTCGACGGCCTCGCGCTGCGCGTCGTTGAGTTTCGCGAGCCACGCAGAAACGGCATTGGCCGCATCGGCGCGCGCTGGGCTGCCATCGGAGACGGAGGAATCGGCAACAGAAACAGTGGACACGGCGGGCGCTGGGACGAAGAGCGTAACGAATCGGAAGGAAGCGACGCACACTGTATATCCATACACCCCGCATCCGCAAGCGCCTGATTCCATGGCGATCTGGCGGGATTTAACGACATCGCCGCCACGCGTTTCGTCACGCAATACGCTCCGGCGTCATCAAACGAAGCGGCGGCGTCCGCTGCCGGACGCCGCCGCTCGTAGTCCTGCCAAGGTCAGCGCCCAGGACGCTGGCGCCGCCTGCATCAGCCGCGCGTCATTGCGGTGATTGCGACTGACCGCCCTGCTGCTGGGCCGACATGCCGTTCATCTGATCCTTCATTTCCGAATCGTTGGCCTGACGGTCGGCCTTGTGGTTGATCTTCGCGTCCTTCACCTGCGCCTTGTACTGCGACTTCGCCTGCTTCTTCGCGTCGCCGTACTCGGCGTTTGCCGACTGCTTCGCGCTGCGGTATTCGGCGTTCGCCGCGGCGTTCGCGTTGCGCTTTTGCACCAGCGGATCGGCGGACTGCGGGGCGGTCAGGGCCTGCGGCGCGGGCGCGGGTTGGGCGATCCCGGCGGCCGCCGGTGCCTGGCCCGACGCGTGGCCAGCCATCTGGCCCGGCATTTGACCCGGCGCGGCACCCGGCGCCATGGCCGGCGCGCCGGAAGGCGCCATCGTTGGGGCTTCGCCGGCCTGTGCCGCGCCCTGGGTCGCGCTTTGTGCCGCAGTTTGTGCATACGCACCCTGCGCAAATACGGCGGCAGTGGTCACGGTGGCAAAAGCGGCGGTAGCAGTGAGCAGCTTGCGAATCTGGGTCATGGCGTATCCTCCTTGCAGTGGTTCCGAAGGCGCTTTGGCAGCGGGCAAGCCCGCCGCAGCCGCGCCCCCGCTCGATGGAGCCGCTCCTGGCAATCCTGGGCGGCGCTATCGATCCGGGTGAAACCATTTTGGTATGAAGATCGCCGGGGGGTCCCGCGACGTTACTCAACGTTTCATTTGCTGACGAATTCATAACATCTGGCCCCGAGATGTGACAGATGCTGCGGCAAGGCCGCCATCGCTTATGATGCTCACCCTTCGCGCGCTTGCCGCACGCCTTTCGAATGCCAATCCGCCATGCCCAACCTCGATTTCACGCTGACCGGCGACTACGTCGAACTGCACAACCTCCTGAAGATCACCGGACTCGCCGACAGCGGCGGCTCGGCCAAACAGATCGTCGCCTCGGGCGCGGTGAAGGTGGACGGCGAAGTCGAGTTGCGCAAGACCTGCAAGATCCGCGCGGGCCAGGCCGTTCTGCTCGGCGACACGCGCATCGCCATCAAGGCGCACGAGTGAACCACCCCGGAACTTGCCCGCAGGCGCCAGCTATGCACCAGATTTGAGCATCTGGATCGACAAGGTCGCTGTCTCGCAATAAGCTTTCAGTTTTGACAGACGAACCCTGCCGCGCGGCGCGCCTTGCTCGCGCCGCCTGTTTTTCATGACCCGAACCACGCTTTCCCGCCGCGCCGTTTCGGCGCCGCCCACGCTGCGCCGCCATGCCGCCGACACCGCACGCCTCGCCGGCCCGCTCGCGATCGCTCAACTCTCGCAGATGGCGATGAGCGTGACCGACACTGTGCTGCTAGGCTCGCTCGGCGCCGACGCGCTCGCAGCGGGCGGCCTTGGCGCGAACATGTTCTTCGTGGTGGTGACCGTGCTGCAAGGCGTGCTGACCTCGGTGAGCGTGAGCGTCGCGCAGGCACGCGGCGCCGACAACGAAAGCCACGTGCCGCACATCTACTGGACTGGTTTCGCGCTGTCCCTGCTGCTCTCGGTGCCGGCGTTCGCGCTGCTCTCGTTCGCCGAGCCGATCCTGCGCGCGCTCGGGGAGCCGACGCTGCTCGCGCATCACATCGGCGAATACACGGCCGTGCTGCGCTGGGGTGCTCCCGCCAGCCTCATCGGCGTGGGGCTCATGCGCTCGTTCCTGCCCGCCATTGGCGCAGCGCGGCGCCTCCTGTGGGTGTCGGTTGCGTGCGTGTTCATCAACGGCTTTCTCAACTACGGGCTGATCCACGGTGCGTGGAGCCTGCCGCGCCTGGGCTTTCTCGGCTCGGCGGTGGCCACCACGATCACCGTGTGGCTCACCGCGTTCGTGCTGATGGCGC belongs to Paraburkholderia flagellata and includes:
- a CDS encoding RNA-binding S4 domain-containing protein gives rise to the protein MPNLDFTLTGDYVELHNLLKITGLADSGGSAKQIVASGAVKVDGEVELRKTCKIRAGQAVLLGDTRIAIKAHE
- a CDS encoding ATP-dependent helicase — translated: MESGACGCGVYGYTVCVASFRFVTLFVPAPAVSTVSVADSSVSDGSPARADAANAVSAWLAKLNDAQREAVEHGGEAGYAPGSALPGPLLVIAGAGSGKTNTLAHRVAHLIANGADPHRILLLTFSRRAAQEMTRRVARIAASAPGAAAVLAQGLSWAGTFHGVGARLLREYADHIGLSPAFTINDREDSADLMNLVRHELGFSAKEKRFPSKSTCLAIYSRAVNTGDSLANVLNRSFSWCLEWEPQLRALFAAYVDAKQKQNVLDYDDLLLYWAHMAAEPAIASDLTGRFDHILVDEYQDTNRLQASILLALKPDGRGLTVVGDDAQAIYSFRGATVRNILDFPAQFDPPARQVTLERNYRSTAPILAASNAVIGAAAERFTKNLWTDRPSQQRPRLVTVADEATQARYVVAQILEAREAGMKLKQQAVLFRAAHHSATLEIELARRNIPFVKFGGLRFLDAAHVKDVLAVLRWAENPLDRVAGFRVTQLLPGVGPANAARLLDQVAACTGAYRAAEALAAFAPPPRAAEDWPAFASLIDGLSMRSTPWPAEFERVRRWYEPHLERNHEDAQVRLADLLQMESIASTYASRERFLTELTLDPPDATSAESADPLLDEDYLILSTIHSAKGQEWRNVFVLNGVDGCIPSDLGAGSDEELEEERRLLYVAMTRAKEDLHIVVPQRFYVHNQVASGDRHVWASRTRFIAATMLPLFESRAWPPAPVASAPSAAGLAAAAHAKVEIAAKLRKMWD